A window of Pyrus communis chromosome 3, drPyrComm1.1, whole genome shotgun sequence genomic DNA:
CCCAAATTTACCCTTCGTTATTGTCTAAAGCCCAAATTTGCCAATTACATATTTTCTTTGGTTAATTACCCACTACACTAATCATCAAATCTTTCCATAACTTCTCAAATATGGCACCTTTATTTTcaaggataatacttgcattgtGGGGATGCACATATTCAATTTGCAAATAACATATAATGATGGAATAAAATTAAAGATCTGAACCGTTCTACTAATTAATCTTAATTTGAAGACCATCTCTACAccgtcaattttttttatacatttaaatGACTAAATCACTccaattgaaatgatttttttagggtgatcttcaaatgaagaataaaaaaaaaattaaacggtTCTGGATTATAAAATTTGTACAGTCAAAATATGTTATTCGCAAGAGAAGAATGTCAGTATTATCCTATTTTTAATACAACAAAATAAATTGCACTAAGCAATGAAAGACTAAGGTTAAGCCACAAAATTAGTTGATCATAACAATTAGATACCGAAACTTATCACattgtaaaactaaaactaCATCTTTAAAGTTGCGACGAGGGCATCGATTGCCCCTAGCTTAGTGGGCCAACCGTGGTAGAAGAGGGCATCGattgcctttggcgagaatcgaacctaatatCTCTTACTcataagtaaagaagaataccactagatcgtagtattaagtggcagAGTCAAAAACTTAAAAGGGCAAAAAGAACAAATTTTGGGTACTTGGTGTAGCGACTAAATTCTATGGGTTCATAGCAACTCTCGAAAAGAGTCGGGACAACAGAAAACATAGCCCATGCACAAAGCTGGGCCCAAATTGTTTGGGCTTTTAACTAAACTTGAGCTTCTTAAAATGTCAGCCGAAAGAATTGTTATCAGTGGAAGTCCCACTACGGAGTCGCCTGGAGATAACACCTACACAGCAACAATGGAGGAAAGCAGTGCAGTGAGGCGACTGGATTCAATTTCTCGTCACCTTCTATTGCAACCTCCTCAACCTAACCATGGCCTTCAACAGGTAGgattgaattccttttttatttacttttagttttTGGGTTGTATTTTGCTGAATTTgctgaaaaactgaaaaaaaaaaacccccaaaaGAATGCTGTATTTGATGAATTATAATTGGTAGGCGGTGTTATTAAGTAATGGGAAATCGGAAAGTGAAGGGTCAGAGGCTGTGGTGATAGGAGGCATGGTGTTGGACATTCATGCCACACCTTCCATCCCTTCAAATCCCAGAACCACCACTCCTGGCAAGGTATTTGTTAGTTTAACTTTACTTCccacaaatttttatttgaatttatttttcatattaagTGTTTTCGTTTGTGTGAATTTGAATCGGGTATTGAACATTGTCTTCTTATTTGTGTCTGGTAAACTACATTGGTTGGTATTTGAGATTCCACTTTTATTAAAGAACTTGAAGTAATGAAAAGGATTTTGTGCTGCAAGTCCCTTCCTTTTGAATGTAAAATGACCAGTAGACATGAGTTATGTCGGTTAGCTAGGGCACTGTGGTGAAAATATGGCCTTGTGCTTATAAAATGATCAATGCTCAAGGGGGAAGGGAAGTTTTCATTTGTGTTTGATTGAGTATTTTAACCCTTCGAAATTCTATACCCGAATTCCTAGTTTTCCCAATTGTAGCTTTAAAGGATCAAGTAATTTTTTTCCCCTGCTAACATAGAGACGGTTTCTGGCATGTCTAGAATTTGGAAAGATTAGTGCTTTTACTAGATATACTTATTTGCCAATGCTTACCTGTGGGAATTATCTGTTCAGGTCAGCTATGTAGTAGGAGGGGTAGCAAGGAATGTTGCCGAGTGCATGTCAAAGCTAGGAGCTAAGCCCTTCATGATAAGCGCCTTGGGCCTTGACATGGCAGGTGATCTtctaaccttttttttatttgacatTACAATCATGGTTTTCCAATCTCAGTACAAGACATGTAGGTCTCGTCCTGAACCAGAGGCTGTGACCGTTTCTCTGAACTTTATATTTGCACCATAATCAAGATTTTTGTTCAGCACGTGACTTGTGAAACTGACAGCTTCTATGTTACTAGGAAACTTATTGTTGGAGCACTGGAAGTCTTCTGGGCTATCTATGGAAGGTCATCTATTAtgtttgaaattttatctttcACCTACACTGACTTTTGATATAGTAATAACTCTAGGTtgcaaagattttttttttttttttttttaatattttatatagcCAGTTTGACTTATCTTCcggtgtgtgtgcgtgtgtgcaTGTCTCATAGGGATAAACTACAATCAAGTTTTTGtgcctttttttcttcatcttgaAGTGATAAAAAATATGTTTACAGTTCCTAGTAGTATGTTAATTTGTAATGATGGTTTTGGAGTAGGCATTTTGAGGCACCAAAATGTTGAGACTCCTGTTGTGTGCAACGTACTTGATGTTAATGGGGAGGTGGCCGCTGGTGTTGCGAGTGTAGAAGCTCTCGTAAGTACAATTTCAATTAAATAAGTTGCTTATTTATGACAACGGTCAAATTGGAAAAGTAGAGAAAAGTTTATAAATTCTACAAGAAGCTGTTTTGCTTACATGATGACCATGGCACAGGAAAAGTTTCTGACGCCCGAGTGGATCCAACAGTTTAAATACAGTATACGCTCTGCTCCAGTGTTGATGATTGATGCAAACCTGAATCTTTCTGCTCTAAAAGCTTCTTGCCAATGTAATTCTACCATCTTGTACACACaaaacacacacccacacataCATACTCATTTGATATACAATatacatacatgtatatatatgtatgctgtTATCATTGGTTCATTTCTTGGCTCAAAAgtaattacaaatttttttgttcttttattccAAATGTTTATCTTCTCTCTTAATTTGGGTTTCTTTCAGTGGCAGCAGAATCTAAAATTCCAGTGTGGTTTGAGCCTGTATCGGTAACAAAATCTAGAAGAATCAATTCAATTTCCAAGTATGTGAGTGTTATGCTTTTGCACTTACATTCACATTTAGCAATTAATGTTCTTAAATGTTATATCCAGCTCATTTTGGGATTGGTTACTCCCTTTTTCTAGTCCGCAGTGTTATACCGTTTTAGTCTATTTTTCTTGCTGGGAGGTGCGGTATGGAAGAAAGGGTCCTGATCCGCATTTCCCCCTCTCTTCATTTGTACAGGATTTAATCTCAACAAAATTTCAGAGAGATGATCTCATTGTATAAACATGCTGTTTGTAGGGTAATTGGATCCAACCCCCTTGGCATCTtttatcaaaacatgcatacaGTTATTTAAggttaaataataaaaacagaTTTTATGCTTGGTCCAAGTGTAATCTTTATATTTCCAGAGTTGCTTTTTTTCCTCATCAACGGCTAACATGCTGATCATTTGGTACAGGTAAGTTTTGCTTCACCCAACGAGGATGAACTTGTTGCCATGGCAAATGCTTTATCCGGTGGAAATGTGTTTTCTCCAATTGAAAGGGATCAATGCTCAACCGAAACTTTGTTCCATATGCTAAAACCCGCGGTCTGGGTTTTGCTAGAGAAAGGTATCAAAATAGTTTTTGTGACCGTTGGTTCAGATGGAGTGTTCTTATGCTCTAAAGGAGGGCCAAGCTTCATGAGAACTGTTTGCAAGGGAAACAAACCAAATGCTTCCAATGCGGAATTGTTTAACACTGTGACTGCAAGTTGTCCATCAAATGCGTTCTCAAATCCTTTAGATTCTGACAAAAGCTCGTTTCTCTTTGCTGTGCAATTTCCTGCACTTCCTGCATCGGTGGTAAGGCTTACAGGAGCTGGCGATTGCTTGGTTGGGGGGACTGTTGCTTCCATTTGTGCAGGTTTAGATGTCATGCAAAGTCTAGCAGTTGGTATTGCAGCTTCCAAAGCTGCAGTTGAGGCAGAGACCAATGTGCCTCGTGTACTTAATCTGGCTGCAATAGCAGGTACGAGTTTGAAGCTGTATTTTGCATACAGAGTAAATAATGTGTGTTTCAAAATGGATTGGCGTTCATATTTTTTCCCAtcgcattcagtttacatgttTGCTGGGAAGCTTAAGACAATAAGGTGGCCTAATTTCAGAATTTCGAGCTACCATGAAATCACCGCAGTTATCCATGTGATGCTTGAGATCTTAGCTACCACATTCACATGACAGACAGATGATATATCTCGTTATAAATAAGTTGGAAAACAAATTTGTGAACCCGTTTCTGAGATTCATCCAAATGATGTCGTGTAATGGgatttcagaaaagaaaaaaaacacatttaacTTTTGGCAGTTTTGCATGACTGAAAGAGGTTCAATTATTTGATGCGAGGCTGTATATACTGATTGTTATACAATTTGTTTGGATGCAGATGATGCAAAGTTGGTATACTCGGCTGCAAAAGTTGTGTTCCATCAATCAGTGCTTTAAAACCGTGGAATTGTGAATCAAGAGTTGAATTGGTTGAATTTTGCATATCAGATGGAAAATTTCGGTTGAGAACAATGTCAGATGGAAATTTCCACTTGAGAAACAAACGTGAGTCTTTGTTGTCTTGTAATGTCATGCATTTGAGTTTATGAGCTACTGGAGTTGTTTACtgatgaaaaataattaatgaaGAAGCAATGCTTATGGTTTGTGTGAGTAATTGGAAATTTCTCTGAACTCAACGTGAAACCAGCCACTtggtactacggtctagtagtattcctcttcacttgtaagtgagaggtcttaggttcgattctcgccaaaagcgaagttcaaccatattattgctagcccattatatTATTGCtggtccattgtgaggctaagcctaccctctctctcttagtgtaaaaaatattgTTCAGTTGTACACTAATAAGACGGTCAGGAGGCGTATAATCTTGTACGATGGGATGTTAGCTGGCTTTCACGTTCCAATGTGGCGCTCAAGAAATTGAGATTTTAGTGTTGCATTTAATTTATAACACCTCAATGattttttcgttttatttttgtgcAATGCGATactctattttataatttatgagGAGGGAATTTCAAATCCGACCAAAAAGAGACAAATTGAAGTGGCCTAACTTCTGCATCAAATGTACTCCTAGCCCTTAGCCCTAGGAATGGGTAGCGTCTATGCCAGAAATCATCAAATTTTAGATCAGAAACGATAAGACCACAGAACATAAACAATG
This region includes:
- the LOC137729175 gene encoding pseudouridine kinase translates to MEESSAVRRLDSISRHLLLQPPQPNHGLQQAVLLSNGKSESEGSEAVVIGGMVLDIHATPSIPSNPRTTTPGKVSYVVGGVARNVAECMSKLGAKPFMISALGLDMAGNLLLEHWKSSGLSMEGILRHQNVETPVVCNVLDVNGEVAAGVASVEALEKFLTPEWIQQFKYSIRSAPVLMIDANLNLSALKASCQLAAESKIPVWFEPVSVTKSRRINSISKYVSFASPNEDELVAMANALSGGNVFSPIERDQCSTETLFHMLKPAVWVLLEKGIKIVFVTVGSDGVFLCSKGGPSFMRTVCKGNKPNASNAELFNTVTASCPSNAFSNPLDSDKSSFLFAVQFPALPASVVRLTGAGDCLVGGTVASICAGLDVMQSLAVGIAASKAAVEAETNVPRVLNLAAIADDAKLVYSAAKVVFHQSVL